The following is a genomic window from Chanos chanos chromosome 1, fChaCha1.1, whole genome shotgun sequence.
GTTCATCAATGTGAACAAAATTACGACAAAGTTACAATGTAGATATTTTTTGAAAATCAGAATATTAAAATTATAAATCCGTTAAGATCTGTGTGATTTCTTTGCTTGCACAAATAATATTCACTCAAATACTCTAGCACTCTTCAACTCCTGCAAGTTTTAGGCCATATATCAATGACTTGCTGTCACAGAGTGCCAGATTCAATTTGCTTACAACACAAAACTCTGAGACTAATCAGAGAATATTAAAATCATACTCCTGTCTTAATAGACATAAACCACCTGAACTGTCCCAGATGACAGTGAAAATCTCGATTTACCATGATTCATGTTCATATGGTATGGCTAATGCAACAGCTGGTAAACGTTTTTCTGCACATTTAATATCCCTGATGATgagaaatcattaaaaacaaaacaaacaaaaaaaaccatttggTACCAAACCAGATTCTCACTGGTCCTCCAGTTTCTACACACCACTCACTGTTTACAGAAATGAGTTGCGAAGAgagcccaaaaaaaagaagaggatgaagaaaaaaaatgtgcttcCTTCTTTTATGCAGACATCATTCTCTGCACGTGCAAGAAAGTCCATCTGGCTCCTATTAACACAATATGCTGTTCAGTTCAACAATAACGCCTCAAGTGTTCCCCAATGAACTctaaacaggaaagaaaaagtttgCCTTTTTCCATCCATCTAAAACAGAATACACCACCGCGTTTCTCAAACAATACTGGCTACCACAAGCGGGCCTAAACAAGCAGATATGAACGACGGACATAGGGAAAAGCAAATGTACGCAGCCAAAATCAATAGTTCGTGCTTATACAAAAAGCCTGGGGGATATTTGGGTGGGAAATTGTTACCTGCACCAACGTCAGCCACTGTCATTCCAAAGATGGTTAGTATTTCAAATAACTCTCTCTGCCATGAAATGTACTAAATTTTGTAGCACAAAACGTTAAACTAAAGCAGAGGGAACGGTCTAATACATCTTCACATTACCACTGAAAAACTAAGGCGCTAAAGCTTGGAGCCACTTTGATaggactgtcaatcaaaacagaCTGTTTCATGACATTTAAGATATTACCGTGCACTTCTGGGAAAAATCTAATCGTGTGCAAGTTACTTAAGAACGAGAATGTCTTACTAACATGCCAAGGCTAAACATGAGCGAAAGCAACATTACAACTTCCAAAGTTAGTCAATGACAGCTATATATCCTGAGCAAATCTGTCGATAGCTATTTGTGATTGTACACTCTACTAACTCAAGGGACTCAGGGCCTCAGCTAACTAGCTATCTTAAAATAAAGTCGACTTGTAATGTGGCTTTCACGACAGCTTCAAAAGTTCTCACCGTGAAAGTGGCACGATTATCGAATTTTAGCCAGCTAAATGGAATAAGGCATGATAACGGATATTCAAAGTTAAAACGTTTCAAGCTAACTACAGACAGTTTTACCTTTGACGCCAATTCATCGGGAACTTGCAGCCAGCTAGCTAGCTGGCGTTAGTCCGCCGTCAGGGTAGCAAATAGCTAACCGAGCTTCAAGAAGTAGTGAGCTAGCTAGCTCCGAGACTAATTAGTAAACTAGCTTTAGCCAAACTGAATACACATATACGATCTGACACTGAGTATCAACTGTGTGAACAAGAGTATTAGAAACTATATTGAGAAAAAACATCAAGCTTACAGTTGGCTGCTTGCCACAAACTTACCTTTAGCTCTGCGATGAGTTGATTGACTGCCTACAGCAGAGgaactgatttgttttgcttgtcAAGCTAACTAACGTTAGTTAGCGATAGCGTGTAGTTACAGCTAGCCACGGAGTCAATAGTTTGCTGCTCCACTAACTATACAACAAACCATCTCTCCAGATCATGATACATAACTTATCGTCTTTCATCTATTTATCACATCAAATTCTAATTCAAGGCTCAGTGCAATCACACTCGCGCAtgcaagacaagaaaaaaatcgGTCATATTTTCGATTCAAAATGGCGAACGTTGTCACGAGAACACGCACTCTTGGTACTGTACAGGGGCGCGCGCACCGTCTTATTGACTGGATATGTGAGATATCTCCTCCTCGCATGAGGGCGCTGAGTAGTTTCTGCTTGACATATAATATAGTTTTCAGTGGCAGTGACAGGCAAAGACATAGCCCCTCTATCAAGAATGAGATGTGTTTCTGAACCGTAATGGACCCTTTTGACAGCTCAGATACTTGTTCTGAAACAGCAGAGACAACGgtacagaacacagagacatcacTGCCGTGGGCACGATTTTCCTCTTGGCTCGAATGTGTATGCGTCGTTACTTTCGACCTCGAACTGGGACAAGCAATTGAGGTACAACAGCATCTTTCACTTACAGAAGCTGATGGAGTGCCCTAAAACAGCCAGTGAATTTCCTGGTCGATATATCTAAAAGGCCATGTGTACAAATAATCACTTTAAATAAACCTTGTCAACAATGCGTATGCTTAATTTTGCCGTTGTAAGGACCTATTTGTAGAACACGACACCTTAGATACTTGTACGGAGCAAGATTTTGTGCAGTGTATTGTTCTGTAAAAATAGTCTTATGCTCTTTGTCTCTATTCAGCTTGTTTATCCCCATGATGTGAAACTAACGGAGAAAGAGGTatgcacatttaaaaagaagattTAATGTCCAGTATCTTACTTAAACACTGTGATATGACCTCAGTAAAGACTAACAAGTCTTTATATTTCTAAatatttcttctgtttctctctcaagaAAACAAGCATTTGCTATTTGTCTTTTCCTGATTCTTATTCAGGTAAGATGCTTATAATTTCCTATCATAGTTAATGGAATTCAAACGtttcaaaacattacaataacCAGACCTTGGTACCCCACTTTGATCACATGATTTGGTGCAACCTTCCCCCTTTGCTAGGATGCCTTGGGGAcactcagttcagtttcaggCTGCGGCAGTCAGTGGGCCGGAGTGGCTCGTGGTTCGGAGAAGACGATGCATACAACAAGGATGCCCCTGTTACATTGCAGGTCATATAGTGGATAGTGTTACACTAGTATTTGGCCTTTTGTGATCAGAAGTTGTAAGCTTTGACTAAGAGAGCCCAGCTCTAATTGTACAAGTATTGCGCATAACTTTTTAAGACTTTTATGTTTCACTAAGGATTCATTACTCTGTATTGTGACTGTGACTGGTTTAAAAGAAGAGAATTGTAAGACCAATCATATCTCAAAGGACGTTATGTTTGATTCTGTCTAAATGTAGGGTCATAAACTGTTAcgtgttttaactgttttttccATATTTGCTTTAGCGAGAATTGGCATATTTCTATGGTTATGTGTACTTCAGACAAGTAAAAGATGAGTCCGTCAAAAGAGGATACTTTCAGAAAGTGAGTGTGAGACTTAAAATTGACCAGTGATTTTCACAAATGCCGTTGTCGTTTTGTCTCTAAGACTATttctaattaaaacaaaaaaagtcaaacactgTTGTAACTATTATGGTCTCCATGTAAAATcaactgatgattttttttgtcataatctcccatatgtttttcagtgttataAGATGTTATACAGCCATATTTAAAGGTACATGGGATATATACTTTTAACTCTTGTTATTTTTTCCACCAGTCCCTGGTTCTGATCTCCAGGTTGCCGTATGTCCAGCTTTTCCATTCCCTCCTGCAGATTATTGCTCCTGAGTACTTTGAAAAGCTAGAGCCATGTCTTGAAGCAGGTGAGATAATTTATACATCATTTGTAATAATTCTTATTCTGCCTTGCCTTCTCATTTGTAAATGGCTTGGTAATTCAGTAAGTGTTTGAGAAGTCTGGTTGTGATGCTGGCTGATCTTGGTCTTTTACCTGCTCCACTTCATTATTCACTCTCAGTGTGTAATGAGATTGACCAGTGGCCCTCACCTGTGCCAGGACTGATTCTCAATCTACCTGTAATGGGTGTAGTCATGCAGGTAAGTTACTGTTACAGGGAGATGAAGACTGGAAACCtaacttaaaaatgaaagctAACTTATGGTTAATCACTGATCTTATAAGGGGACTTAAATTGACTTAGTATTGAAACCAGTTTTGCTTCTGCTCTCACTAGTCAGTCATTCTCTTGCATAATATTTATttgagaaaatatgaaaaacgaTACAGATCTTTGTTTCATAACCACAGGACTGTGACGAAAGTTTCATCTAACATCTGCCTAAGTCATTTGTTTTATCTCATTTTCAGATCCGCATCCCATCAAAAGATGACAAACCAGAGGGAAGCCCCATAAGACAAGGGCAGAAGGAGGTGAGTTTCCACCTGCGTGTACCTGCATTATTTCCCTTCACCTGATTACACTGTTTGGTtgtaaactttttaaaacattgaTGTGTTTGGTGCTCAGACTCTTCTCCCGGCCCCTATGGTTCTTCCCACTGTCCATGAGCTGGATCTGTTTAAGTAAGTGGTGTCATTAtgcactgcatgtgtgtgtgcatctcctGTGCTAATCCTCTTTTAAAATAGTTATGCAAAGtatgttaaaaacacattaaagctGTGCCTTAATGGATTGCCCTaactgacctttgacctaaACAGGTGTTTCCAGTCTACTCTAATCCACCTGCAGATGCTCTGGGAGCTGATGTTGCTAGGAGAGCCAGTGGTTGTCATGGCACCCTCTCCAACCATTTCCTCAGAGACTGTATTTGCCCTGGTTAGGTATGGCCATTTACTCTTTACTTTGCACTCTCATCCAGAACAAGGTCGGCTTTATATATAAATCTATAACTCTATGCACATAACCAAATAGATGAACATGAGAACTCAAAATGGTAATGACGTCGCAGCGTGCATTGATGTCGGTTTATGACTTATGTATAAAATATGTAGTCtcagtatttgtttgtgtttatgtgttgttcCTGTACACTTGTGCACACATGCCAAATCTATGTTCTTGAATGTAAAGCACTCATGTAGATCTGTGTGTCACCCCCTGCCCCAGTTCCATTGCTCCACTGAGGTACTGCTGTGACCATCGGCCTTACTTTACCATCCATGACAGTGAGTTTAAAGAGTACACCACCAGGACTCAGGCACCGTAAGTACAAATCATCCAGTCATGATGGATTTGTCTATTTGACTCCACagagatttcctttttttatttaaagttttcCAATTCTGTAAAGTGCACTGTGAATGAAGAAAATGCACCATTTATGAGTATTGAGTAATCATTGTGGTTCTACTACTTTTCTAGACTGTCTtgatctcttctttttcttcagaccTAATGTGATACTGGGTGTGACCAACCCTTTTTTCATGAAGACCTTTCAGTGCTGGCCTCACATCATTCGGCTGGGGGAACTGAAGATGTCTGGTAGGACATGCACCTGTTTGTACAGTTGGATTCACGTATGACCTCGGATGAGTCAGAGTGCTCTGTTGTAATGCAGGGTGAGAAGTGACTGTTATAATTTTGGTTTCTGCTCATGTCAGGTGATTTGCCAAAGCAGGTGAAAGTGAAGAAACTGGCTAAGCTGAAAACACTGGACACAAAACCAGGTAGTTCATTAGGAAGCTGGCACAGCTAATAGGACCTGTGATTCTTTACTCTTTTCTGTCCTAATAACGCCTTATTTCTCCTTAAATTCTAAGGTATATACACAGCTTACAAGACATTTCTTCATAAGGACAAGGCCCTAATTAAACGGCTTCTAAAGGTAGGTAGgcaaaaaaaactgtaaatggaAGAAAGGTAAAATGATATGTTCATCTCTTTTAAgccccctctgtctttctatttctctttctttatgtcCATCTCTCTATGTAGGGCATTCAGAGGAAAAGGCCATCAGAAGTACAGAGTGCAATCTTAAGACGTCATCTCATAGAGCTGACGCAGAGTTTTATCATACCACTGGTGAGAGGAAAGCTACCTCATTCGTACCTGTGCTAGTAACCTCAAGTCAATGTGTCCTCGAAATAGTCCTGCATGAATGAAATCAGTGTGGTGATTACTGCATTTCACTCACTTTTGACTATTGTTTTTAGCTAGAGTTTGTAAATTCAAATGAGCAAGGCTGTTTTGGGAggcatcttttctttttcaccagtcctctcttctcttttcccatAGGAGCGATATCTAGCTAGTCTGATGCCCCTGCAGAAGTCTGTGACTCCATGGAAGGTGTGTACTGCGTGagttagtttgtgttttggacAAGGGTGAGGCACTTTAAATGTTATATTCCTGAACGTAATTAAACATCAGTGTTGCTGCACCTGAAATGAGGTACATCATGGATTGCTTTAATAAAATCAACCAAGCCAATAGACtgtgcatttatttattaaagtctgtttgtgtttatttgtattttgcaGACACCTCCACAGATTCGTCCATTCAGTCAGGAAGAGTTCTTAGGGACTCTGGAACATGCTGGTCCTCAGCTCACCTCAGTGCTGAAAGGAGATTGGTTGGGCCTCTACCGGTAACCAGCCTCTCTGattctgtatttctgttctgCAGATTCTCTGATGTTCATTGCTTTGGGCAAAACCATGATAACATATTTGATGTTTATAGAACTTTTCTAAAAGGCAAATACCGTTGATGTAGTAAACACTGAAACAGCAGGCTGCAGAACAagtaaatacacaaaacagacagaacaaaataTATAGATTTACCACTCTTGAAGTTGAtggaacagaaataaaaaggcCATCCTCGTGCCCTCATCCTTGTCTTCATAAATAAATTCAGCAAGTCATATATCAGTTTACTAATATTGCTTCAGTCAGCATCATGTCTTGAATTTTATTGAAAAGACTTTTCATTTGAAAGTATACCACGTCAACATTGCAACTGCGTTTTAGGCGATTCTTCCGGTCTCCAAACTTTGATGGCTGGTACCGTCTCAGACATAaggaaatgacacagaaatTGGAATGTCTTCATCTGGAGGTCATTTGTGATGCGGTGAGATCAGTGTCATTACTATGAACACTTCACAAATGTAGCACTTTAGGGGTATTGTAGTTTCTGTATACTCCTATTTCAATGGAAATAACTATTTGCAGCGTTGATGATGGTGTACCTTTTCCTTTTACGCAGGACCTATTGGCTTGGACAAAAGACAAGTCAGAGGTGGAGATTGTTGACCTCATCCTGAAACTAAGAGAGAAGCTGGTTAGTGGATCCATCAGatcaaaccacaaacacacggaTACACTTAATGCAATCACGCGCTTCAGAAGTGTTAGGAGCAGTGTAGAGCAATTTTTGGCATACTTGGATATGAAAACATCTAAAAGTAATGAGCCATTTCATCTATAAAGGCTCATCATTAGcttgaattttaaatgtttttgctctgtttcctGTCATTTGTACAAGGAGTGTTTTTGTGAGAGTTACAATGGTTTTATTTGTCAGGTAATGGTATTTATAATTGGCTTCTCCCTGTCCTTCCCTTCAGATGAAGGCTCGTAAGCATCATCTCTCAGTGaaggaggaggtgctggagaaACTAGAGcactacattcacactgtcatcaGCTCTTTGCCTGAGGACTTACAAACTCTGCTGCGCAGGCAATGATTGACAGACCCACTGACAGAACTGTACCGACGCCATGAACAGACAGACCgtactgtacaaacacagagcCACTGATCACCGACAGTATTGAGTAAAACCCATTGGTCTCATAGTTAAAGTCATTAGAGCATTTGTGAACTATGGACTAAGCCTTGCCCCAGATTGTTTGCACTTTACACATTTTCCCAGACAGCTACCAGCAAGCTAAATGACATCTGACAGTGACTGATTACAAACACCACAAaatgcacatgtacatacaaaGAGAACCCGAAAGGGTCTGCCAGAAACATTTGCACTCACTGATTACGGTAGGATGAAGAGTGCACACAGTCATTAATGAATGATGcataaatttattttaaaacctaCAGGTATACATGATATTTAGGAGAAACCcaggatattttttttaatcttgattCATTTGCAGCATACCTaataaaagaattttttaaaGTAACTTGGTAATACAGGTTGACTGAGTTTTCTGGTTGTCCCCAGTAGGTGAATTGTTGCAGTTTCACCAGCTGAACAGCAGAAAAGTCACACTGACTGCagttgactgactgacacactgtcCCTAACATTTTTGACATTCATCTCTCCATCACTTTACTGCGCAGTGACAATACAATATCAACTTCAGTGTCCTTCTACAAGTTTTTAGGTAGTTTCTATTTTTGCAATTGAAAATTGTTTGAATCCCTTTATTACCTTGCTTTAATTGCCAAAATACCTAGCCTTTGTGAGAATTAGGAGACAGAAGGCCTACATAGTTTTCTTGTGTTAATTAATAAGCTGGGGTCAAGTGACAGCCATTATTAAGATGCCAGGTGTATACACTAGAAGAAATTTAAACAGGATTTATGCTTGTATGTTAGAAATAAGTCgtgctgtttgtttgagctGTATGTTTTGTGCCTGTGGTTTTGGGGCTCAAAAGCGATCACTGCAGTCACTGGGGTAGTCATGTTCGTTAAAATTAGAAGATTAGGTTTTCGTTCTCGTgtctcagagaaaaagagaggagtttTTCACAAACGCAGCTACTTGAAACTattgtatactgtatatattttctTGTAGGGAATGAATGTGTCATATGTGATTAGTCTTTGCCTTACTTGAGGAAATGTGATGGCAGTACTCTTTCCATACATTGTGTCACTTGCAGGAATCTGCTCTTATAAAAGCAGTTTTGAGAGTCCTTTTTGAAATAAGCTAATGAAACAGTATCATTACAAGTGTTTGGTCTTATATAGGTGTTATTTTGTGAACCAACAAGacggaaaaaaaattgtgcaaaCTTGTAATTAAGGGtcaaatgcttttgtttgtgtctgacgCATTAGAGTTGCATATGAATAAAATT
Proteins encoded in this region:
- the dennd6b gene encoding protein DENND6B; the encoded protein is MDPFDSSDTCSETAETTVQNTETSLPWARFSSWLECVCVVTFDLELGQAIELVYPHDVKLTEKEKTSICYLSFPDSYSGCLGDTQFSFRLRQSVGRSGSWFGEDDAYNKDAPVTLQRELAYFYGYVYFRQVKDESVKRGYFQKSLVLISRLPYVQLFHSLLQIIAPEYFEKLEPCLEAVCNEIDQWPSPVPGLILNLPVMGVVMQIRIPSKDDKPEGSPIRQGQKETLLPAPMVLPTVHELDLFKCFQSTLIHLQMLWELMLLGEPVVVMAPSPTISSETVFALVSSIAPLRYCCDHRPYFTIHDSEFKEYTTRTQAPPNVILGVTNPFFMKTFQCWPHIIRLGELKMSGDLPKQVKVKKLAKLKTLDTKPGIYTAYKTFLHKDKALIKRLLKGIQRKRPSEVQSAILRRHLIELTQSFIIPLERYLASLMPLQKSVTPWKTPPQIRPFSQEEFLGTLEHAGPQLTSVLKGDWLGLYRRFFRSPNFDGWYRLRHKEMTQKLECLHLEVICDADLLAWTKDKSEVEIVDLILKLREKLMKARKHHLSVKEEVLEKLEHYIHTVISSLPEDLQTLLRRQ